Within the Nitrospira sp. SG-bin1 genome, the region CGGTACAGGTGAGTTGCCATCAAGACATTGCAGGCGACAGCGCCTTCTCGTTCGGCATGGTGGCGGAATTCGAGGGTACCTTGCGGGATCGCGGTGCCTGGTGGTATCCACGGATGTTTTGGGAAGCGGGATTGCTCGGGCAAGTCTTATATCTGGAAGCCGAAGCCGCCGGAGTACGGGCGACGGGAATCGGCTGCTTTTTCGATGATCCGGTCCACGAGATCGTCGGGATTCAGAATTTGGCTATTCAATCCCTCTATCACTTTACGATCGGTGGGCCGGTTGAAGATCGACGCTTGCAAACCTTGCCGCCGTACTATCATCTGCGGCCCGGTTTGTGAGGCTCGATGACCGTGAGGTAGCTATGTTCAAGATCAAGAAAAAAGCCGAGAAGCAGAAGCGGACGGTGCTCTATAACATCGTCGAAGACTATTCCGAGTTCGACGCTCCGGGCAATGTCACCGTCTGTGCGATGACGGAAGCGGAGGATCTCCCGATACACGCGAAGATCCTTGCAGAAAGTTACGACGTGCCGCTTGAGAGGATGACGGCCTTGCTGACAGAAGGAGGAACCTATGTGTATCCGGAAGTCGGTGGTATTTTCGCGCGAGGATTATTGGCCTGTTGGATTGATCTTTCGGGGCACGCGCCCAAACAAACCTGGACGTTGGACTTGATGCAATTCACAGAAGCGGAGCAGTTGGCTCGGACCAAATCAGTGCCTCTGCTCGATGCGGCGTTGGAGGTCTTTCATAGGACACTACCCGACGAGCTGAAAGCCAAACTCAAGCAGAAAAATCTGGGATTGGATTACCGAACGTTGGATCGGGCCGTCGCCAAGGGCGGTGACATCACATACATCGATTTCCGAAAGGACTGGTCTCCGCATTTCAAGCGGCTCTGCATCATGCCGGATGGTCGGCTTGTCGAAACCGGGGGGCTAGATGAGTTTGCCCAACTGCACGGCATCACAATGGCTCAGGCAAAAGCGCTTATTGAACAAGGTGGCACGCTCGAGGTGAACGGCGAAGTGTTGGCCTGCCAGATCGTGAACGGTCAGCCCGCGGTGGCGCGGTTCAGCGCAAAGAACTACGACAAGGCGAAGGACTTGGTCTCCTCGAAGGGCCTGCACTTGATGGACGCGCTCAGTCAAGTGGGATACAGTGATCCGGTGATGATGCGAGGGCTTGCACGGAAGGCGTTGAGTGCGCGCCCATGACGGGCGTGGTTCTTTATTCCAGCGGAAGGTCTGTCTATGAAGGCTTGGGGAATCTGTTGAAGCGTTTGTGAACCGTTACCCACGATAACCATATAACATGCCGCGGTTCTGTAGCGGTTGCGGCAAAAGACTTGAGTGTCCCACAAAATTGCTTAACGGAAGCATGGGAGCGATAGAGATGCCGGCTAGTAAGGCCCAGAGGAACTCACGCTGTAGCTTGACCCCTGTGAAAAGTATAACCTTCCGAGATGCCTCGCTGCCCATGAGCGATCTTCTCAAAGCGCGAGTGCGTGGGTCAACATATCTTGAGTCATGGTTGGGAGTAAGAGAGAGGAGGTGCTTACACCTAGGCGGCGAGTTCTTCCTTCACCGCCTCTAGGAGCTTATTAATGTCGAAGGGCTTTTCAAAGGCGCGCCGAGCGCCGAACAGTTTGGCGACGTCCAGGAAGTTGTGATCGCCTTGCGCTCCCGTGATGGCGATCACTTTGGCATCGAGATATTCGCGGGTCAGCTGAAGCGTCGCTTCCAGACCGTCCGTTTCGGGCATCAACAGGTCCATGATCACGAGATCGACGGGCTCCTTCTGGTAGAGCGTGAGTCCCTTACGGCCGTCTTCTGCTTCAAGCACGCGGTGCCCTGCCTTGACAAGGACCTCTTTCAGCAGTCCTCGAATAGATTGTTCATCATCAATAACGAGTATGGTAGCCATATGCTCTACTGATTTTTTCTGATCTTACCTGGTGCCCTTAAGACAGTCTAGAAAGAAAATGATTTCTGAGCTAGGTGCAAGCGGTGAATTGAGGATGAGTCCAATCGGCCTCATTTGCTCATGACAGGGGCAGACCTCATGTGCGCAGCGTAACGACTTCCTTTTTGCGAATGAAGGTAAAAGCATACAGATTTAATGTCTGAATGAATGTAAGGGCATACAGTTCTGATAAGCACGAGCCTATTTTGATCTCCTAGGGACAATATCGTTTGACCAAGTTTTTGATTTTTGTTACAAGGCGAAACGTTTGTTCCAATGATTACCATCTATTTAATTGAGGAGTTGTTTCAGTGAATACGACGGATCAGTCCAAGTGGGCCTGGAGTAGACGAGCGTTTCTTCAGGTTTCTTTGATAGGGACTCTCTTGCTGAGCGGACGGCTGGTCGGTCCTCAGCCCGCGCAGGCTCGTGAGCTTCCGGAAGGCAGACTGGCGTTGGTGAATGTCTGGACCAATGAGCGGCTGGACGTCACCTACCGCGACGAAGACGGAAACTATGACCTTGCGGCGCTCGACGATGTGAATTACCTCCTGCGGTGCCATTACACGGATGAAGTCGGGGCGATCGACGTTCGAGTGTTGGAGCACGTGAATCTCGTACAGAATAAACTCGGCATCCAGGAAGAGGTTCATGTAATTTCCGGTTTTCGGTCTCCCGAGTACAATGCCATGTTGGTTCGGACCGATCGACATGTCGCCAAAAACAGCTTGCATATGCAAGGGCAAGCCATCGATCTTCTCATTCCCGGTGTTCCTACGACAAAACTCCGCCAAGCCGCGCTCGAACTGCGGTA harbors:
- a CDS encoding histidine kinase, with protein sequence MATILVIDDEQSIRGLLKEVLVKAGHRVLEAEDGRKGLTLYQKEPVDLVIMDLLMPETDGLEATLQLTREYLDAKVIAITGAQGDHNFLDVAKLFGARRAFEKPFDINKLLEAVKEELAA